In Nicotiana tabacum cultivar K326 chromosome 17, ASM71507v2, whole genome shotgun sequence, one DNA window encodes the following:
- the LOC107793533 gene encoding putative galacturonosyltransferase 14 isoform X2, translating into MQLHFSPSMRSITISNSNGGCVGGGDLMKIKVAARQFSYRTLFRTILILAFLLPFVFILTALVTLEGVNKCSSIDCLGRRLGPKLLGRSDGSGKLVKDFVKILNQVNSEEVPAGLKLPESYSQLVSEIKNNKYSAKEFALMLKGMMERSEREIRESKFAELMNKHFAASAVPKGIHCLSLRLTDEYSTNAHARKQLPSPELLPLLSDNSLHHFVLSTDNILAASVVVNSGVQSSLKPEKIVFHVITDKKTYAGMHSWFALNPVSPAIVEVKGVHQFDWLTRENVPVLEVVESHYGIRKYYHGNHVAGANLSDITPRSFASKLQARSPKYISLLNHLRIYLPELFPNLDKVVFLDDDVVIQRDLSPLWEIDLNGKVNGAVETCKGEDKWVMSKRFRNYFNFSHHLIAKNLNPDECAWAYGMNIFDLRAWRKTSIRDTYHTWLKENLKSNLTMWKLGTLPPALIAFKGHVHPIDPSWHMLGLGYQNKTNIENVKKAAVIHYNGQSKPWLDIGFEHLRPFWTKYVNCSNDFIRSCHILE; encoded by the exons ATGCAGCTGCACTTCTCACCTAGCATGAGAAGTATAACAATATCGAATAGTAATGGAGGATGTGTAGGTGGTGGTGatttgatgaagatcaaagtcgcAGCTCGCCAATTCTCTTATCGGACGCTCTTTCGCACCATATTAATCCTAGCTTTCTTGTTGCCTTTTGTCTTCATTCTTACAGCTCTTGTTACTCTTGAAGGTGTCAACAAGTGCTCCTCAATTG ATTGTTTAGGCAGACGATTGGGACCAAAGCTCCTTGGTCGATCTGATGGTTCAGGG AAGCTTGTTAAGGATTTTGTTAAGATCCTCAATCAAGTGAACTCGGAGGAAGTGCCAGCTGGCTTGAAGCTCCCAGAGTCATATAGTCAACTGGTTTCTGAAATAAAAAACAACAAGTACAGCGCAAAAGAATTTGCTTTGATGCTGAAGGGAATG ATGGAGAGATCTGAAAGGGAGATCAGAGAATCAAAATTTGCAGAGTTGATGAATAAACACTTTGCTGCAAGTGCAGTTCCAAAAGGCATTCACTGTCTTTCACTGCGGTTGACTGATGAATACTCGACCAATGCTCATGCACGCAAACAGTTGCCTTCACCAGAACTACTCCCTTTGCTTTCTGACAACTCATTGCACCATTTTGTACTGTCAACTGATAACATCCTAGCTGCGTCAGTTGTCGTCAATTCTGGCGTGCAGTCATCTCTAAAGCCTGAAAAAATTGTTTTCCACGTCATCACTGATAAGAAAACATATGCAGGCATGCATTCATGGTTTGCTCTGAATCCTGTCTCTCCTGCTATTGTGGAAGTTAAAGGTGTTCATCAGTTTGACTGGTTGACAAGAGAAAACGTTCCAGTGCTTGAAGTAGTTGAGAGCCATTATGGGATTCGGAAATACTACCATGGAAATCATGTTGCAGGTGCCAATCTCAGTGATATTACTCCGCGATCTTTTGCCTCAAAATTGCAGGCTAGAAGTCCGAAATACATATCCTTGCTAAATCATCTCCGCATATATTTGCCAGAG CTCTTCCCAAATCTTGACAAGGTGGTTTTCTTGGATGATGATGTCGTAATTCAACGTGACCTATCTCCCTTGTGGGAAATTGACCTGAATGGAAAGGTGAATGGAGCTGTTGAGACCTGTAAAGGTGAAGATAAGTGGGTGATGTCCAAGCGATTCAGAAATTACTTCAATTTTTCTCATCATCTGATAGCAAAGAATTTGAACCCCGACGAGTGTGCATGGGCTTATGGGATGAATATctttgacttgcgtgcatggagAAAGACAAGTATAAGAGATACTTATCATACATGGCTTAAAGAG AATCTGAAGTCAAACTTGACAATGTGGAAACTTGGAACACTGCCTCCTGCTTTGATTGCATTCAAGGGTCATGTTCATCCAATTGATCCCTCGTGGCACATGCTTGGCTTGGGCTATCAGAATAAGACCAACATTGAGAATGTGAAGAAGGCTGCTGTAATTCATTACAATGGCCAATCCAAGCCTTGGCTAGACATAGGCTTTGAGCATCTCCGTCCTTTTTGGACCAAGTATGTTAATTGCTCCAATGATTTTATTAGGAGTTGCCACATATTGGAGTAG
- the LOC107793533 gene encoding putative galacturonosyltransferase 13 isoform X1 — translation MQLHFSPSMRSITISNSNGGCVGGGDLMKIKVAARQFSYRTLFRTILILAFLLPFVFILTALVTLEGVNKCSSIDCLGRRLGPKLLGRSDGSGQKLVKDFVKILNQVNSEEVPAGLKLPESYSQLVSEIKNNKYSAKEFALMLKGMMERSEREIRESKFAELMNKHFAASAVPKGIHCLSLRLTDEYSTNAHARKQLPSPELLPLLSDNSLHHFVLSTDNILAASVVVNSGVQSSLKPEKIVFHVITDKKTYAGMHSWFALNPVSPAIVEVKGVHQFDWLTRENVPVLEVVESHYGIRKYYHGNHVAGANLSDITPRSFASKLQARSPKYISLLNHLRIYLPELFPNLDKVVFLDDDVVIQRDLSPLWEIDLNGKVNGAVETCKGEDKWVMSKRFRNYFNFSHHLIAKNLNPDECAWAYGMNIFDLRAWRKTSIRDTYHTWLKENLKSNLTMWKLGTLPPALIAFKGHVHPIDPSWHMLGLGYQNKTNIENVKKAAVIHYNGQSKPWLDIGFEHLRPFWTKYVNCSNDFIRSCHILE, via the exons ATGCAGCTGCACTTCTCACCTAGCATGAGAAGTATAACAATATCGAATAGTAATGGAGGATGTGTAGGTGGTGGTGatttgatgaagatcaaagtcgcAGCTCGCCAATTCTCTTATCGGACGCTCTTTCGCACCATATTAATCCTAGCTTTCTTGTTGCCTTTTGTCTTCATTCTTACAGCTCTTGTTACTCTTGAAGGTGTCAACAAGTGCTCCTCAATTG ATTGTTTAGGCAGACGATTGGGACCAAAGCTCCTTGGTCGATCTGATGGTTCAGGG CAGAAGCTTGTTAAGGATTTTGTTAAGATCCTCAATCAAGTGAACTCGGAGGAAGTGCCAGCTGGCTTGAAGCTCCCAGAGTCATATAGTCAACTGGTTTCTGAAATAAAAAACAACAAGTACAGCGCAAAAGAATTTGCTTTGATGCTGAAGGGAATG ATGGAGAGATCTGAAAGGGAGATCAGAGAATCAAAATTTGCAGAGTTGATGAATAAACACTTTGCTGCAAGTGCAGTTCCAAAAGGCATTCACTGTCTTTCACTGCGGTTGACTGATGAATACTCGACCAATGCTCATGCACGCAAACAGTTGCCTTCACCAGAACTACTCCCTTTGCTTTCTGACAACTCATTGCACCATTTTGTACTGTCAACTGATAACATCCTAGCTGCGTCAGTTGTCGTCAATTCTGGCGTGCAGTCATCTCTAAAGCCTGAAAAAATTGTTTTCCACGTCATCACTGATAAGAAAACATATGCAGGCATGCATTCATGGTTTGCTCTGAATCCTGTCTCTCCTGCTATTGTGGAAGTTAAAGGTGTTCATCAGTTTGACTGGTTGACAAGAGAAAACGTTCCAGTGCTTGAAGTAGTTGAGAGCCATTATGGGATTCGGAAATACTACCATGGAAATCATGTTGCAGGTGCCAATCTCAGTGATATTACTCCGCGATCTTTTGCCTCAAAATTGCAGGCTAGAAGTCCGAAATACATATCCTTGCTAAATCATCTCCGCATATATTTGCCAGAG CTCTTCCCAAATCTTGACAAGGTGGTTTTCTTGGATGATGATGTCGTAATTCAACGTGACCTATCTCCCTTGTGGGAAATTGACCTGAATGGAAAGGTGAATGGAGCTGTTGAGACCTGTAAAGGTGAAGATAAGTGGGTGATGTCCAAGCGATTCAGAAATTACTTCAATTTTTCTCATCATCTGATAGCAAAGAATTTGAACCCCGACGAGTGTGCATGGGCTTATGGGATGAATATctttgacttgcgtgcatggagAAAGACAAGTATAAGAGATACTTATCATACATGGCTTAAAGAG AATCTGAAGTCAAACTTGACAATGTGGAAACTTGGAACACTGCCTCCTGCTTTGATTGCATTCAAGGGTCATGTTCATCCAATTGATCCCTCGTGGCACATGCTTGGCTTGGGCTATCAGAATAAGACCAACATTGAGAATGTGAAGAAGGCTGCTGTAATTCATTACAATGGCCAATCCAAGCCTTGGCTAGACATAGGCTTTGAGCATCTCCGTCCTTTTTGGACCAAGTATGTTAATTGCTCCAATGATTTTATTAGGAGTTGCCACATATTGGAGTAG